One genomic segment of [Pasteurella] aerogenes includes these proteins:
- the rplL gene encoding 50S ribosomal protein L7/L12 — translation MSLTNEQIIEAIASKTVTEIVELISAMEEKFGVSAAAAAVAVAAGPAEAAEEKTEFDVVLAAAGANKVAVIKAVRGATGLGLKEAKDLVESAPAVLKEGIAKAEAEALKKELEEAGAQVEIK, via the coding sequence ATGTCATTAACTAACGAACAAATTATTGAAGCAATTGCTTCTAAAACCGTAACTGAAATCGTAGAATTAATTTCTGCAATGGAAGAAAAATTTGGCGTTTCTGCAGCGGCAGCAGCAGTAGCAGTAGCAGCAGGTCCAGCAGAAGCGGCTGAAGAGAAAACTGAATTCGACGTAGTTCTTGCAGCAGCAGGTGCTAATAAAGTTGCAGTTATCAAAGCAGTACGTGGTGCAACTGGTTTAGGCTTAAAAGAAGCGAAAGACTTAGTTGAATCTGCACCGGCAGTATTGAAAGAAGGTATTGCTAAAGCTGAAGCTGAAGCGTTGAAAAAAGAATTAGAAGAAGCTGGCGCACAAGTAGAAATCAAATAA
- the rplJ gene encoding 50S ribosomal protein L10 has translation MALNLQDKQAIVAEVNEAAKGALSAVIADSRGVTVDKMTELRKAAREAGVSMRVVRNTLLRRAVEGTDYECLKDAFVGPTLIAFSNEHPGAAARLFKDFAKANDKFEIKGAAFEGKIQDVEFLATLPTYDEAIARLMGTMKEAAAGKLARTLAAYRDKLQEAA, from the coding sequence ATGGCATTAAATCTTCAAGACAAACAAGCAATTGTTGCTGAAGTAAATGAAGCAGCCAAAGGTGCCCTATCTGCTGTGATCGCGGATTCTCGCGGTGTAACCGTAGATAAAATGACTGAACTACGTAAAGCAGCTCGTGAAGCTGGTGTTTCAATGCGTGTTGTGCGTAATACTTTATTACGTCGTGCAGTTGAAGGCACTGATTACGAATGTTTAAAAGATGCGTTTGTAGGTCCAACACTTATCGCGTTCTCTAACGAACATCCGGGCGCAGCAGCTCGTTTGTTCAAAGATTTTGCGAAAGCAAATGATAAGTTTGAAATTAAAGGTGCAGCCTTTGAAGGTAAGATCCAAGATGTTGAATTCTTAGCAACATTACCAACTTACGACGAAGCTATCGCACGTTTAATGGGTACTATGAAAGAAGCGGCGGCAGGCAAACTTGCTCGCACTCTTGCGGCATATCGCGACAAATTACAAGAAGCGGCTTAA
- the galU gene encoding UTP--glucose-1-phosphate uridylyltransferase, whose protein sequence is MKAIIPVAGLGTRMLPATKAIPKEMLTLVDKPLIQYVVNECIAAGIKEIVLVTHSSKNAIENHFDTSFELETMLEKRVKRQLLEEVRSICPKDVTIMHVRQGNAKGLGHAVLCGRPVVGNEPFVVVLPDVLLADFTANQKTENLAAMLKRFKETNASQIMVAPVAKKDVSSYGIVNCGGVELHGGESAKINSIVEKPSVEEAPSNLAVVGRYVFSAEIWDLLEKTPIGVGDEIQLTDAIDMLIEKETVEAFHMTGETFDCGDKIGYMQAFVEYGLHHPQLGEKFADYLKKLAKSL, encoded by the coding sequence ATGAAAGCGATTATTCCTGTTGCTGGGCTTGGAACGAGAATGTTGCCTGCAACTAAGGCAATACCGAAAGAGATGTTAACATTAGTTGATAAGCCATTAATTCAGTATGTTGTTAATGAGTGTATTGCTGCTGGTATTAAAGAAATCGTATTAGTCACACATTCGTCCAAAAATGCTATCGAAAACCATTTTGATACTTCTTTTGAATTAGAAACCATGTTGGAAAAACGGGTGAAACGTCAGTTGTTAGAAGAAGTTCGTTCGATTTGTCCGAAAGATGTGACAATTATGCATGTACGTCAAGGAAACGCCAAAGGATTAGGTCATGCGGTCTTATGTGGACGTCCGGTTGTCGGGAATGAACCGTTTGTGGTTGTTTTGCCGGATGTGTTACTTGCGGATTTTACTGCTAATCAAAAAACGGAAAATTTGGCAGCGATGTTAAAACGTTTTAAAGAAACGAACGCCAGTCAGATTATGGTGGCACCGGTTGCGAAAAAAGATGTCAGCAGTTATGGTATCGTGAATTGTGGTGGTGTTGAGCTACATGGCGGCGAAAGTGCGAAAATTAACAGTATTGTAGAAAAACCGAGCGTTGAAGAAGCACCATCAAATTTAGCGGTAGTGGGACGTTATGTTTTTTCTGCTGAAATTTGGGATTTGTTGGAAAAAACTCCGATTGGTGTTGGTGATGAAATTCAATTGACGGATGCAATTGATATGTTAATTGAGAAAGAAACAGTTGAAGCGTTCCATATGACGGGAGAAACATTTGACTGTGGCGATAAAATCGGTTACATGCAAGCCTTCGTTGAGTATGGATTACATCACCCGCAATTAGGTGAAAAATTTGCGGATTATTTGAAGAAATTGGCAAAATCTTTGTAA